The genome window TCCTGAACGGCGCCGAGCCGCGCATCGCCACGCGGGCCAAGCTGGAGCGCTGGGTGGCGAGCCGCCGCATGCGGGAACGCGGCCCCGGCGTCGGACGCCTCGTGGAGCTCCTGGGCGAGCTCGGTGCCGAGCTCTCTCCCGGCCAGACCGCCGCCCTCGGCGAGCACACGGTGCGCTTCCTCGTCAACGCGTATGAGGCCCGGCGCCTCCCACCGCCGCGTTGGGTGCGGGAGCTGGCCAACCACTACCAGACGTCGCGCCACGGCTCCTGAGCGCGCCGAGTTGACTCGGCGCAACGGCCGAGCGTAGGTTAGGCGTGCAGTTTGTGCAGTTGCACCGCTGCGCGCGCCATGACCGACGTCCCCGACCGCGTTCCCGCCCGCCCGCGCGTCCTCGTGGTGGAGGACCACGCGCTTCTCCGCGCTGCCCTCAGCCGGTTCCTCCGGCTGAAGGGCTGCGGCGTCGAGGCCGCCGCGGACGGCGCGGAAGGTCTCGAAAGGCTGGCGGGCGACCATTTCGACGTCGTGGTGAGCGACGTCCAGATGCCGAGGCTTGACGGGCCGGCCTTCTACGAGCGCGCGGTGGCGTTGCACCCGTACCTCCGGCGCCGGTTTGTCTTCTGCAGCGCCATGCCGCCTCCCCTCTCCCTCATGACGAACCCCGCGGTCCGCTTCTACTTCAAGCCCCTGGAGCTGAGCGACCTCTGGGCGACGCTCAACGAGATGCTCGGGGATCAGCAGCCTTAGAGCGGCATCTCCCACTGGACCACATCTTCCGCCGGCCGGTGCGCGAGCGCGTCGGCGTACTCGTCGTGAACGAACCCGACCTTTCTCTGCAACCGCGCTACTCTCCGCTTGAGCGCTGTGGCGTATTCCCTGGTGACGAACCCCCGCGCGTCGAACGCCCGCTCGTACTTGGCGAGCAGCGCCGGGAACTCCTGTTCGACCACCCCCAGGAAACGCCGCTTGATGGGCGGGTAGAGCCGGAGCGGGTCCGCGCGCGCGAACGCCGCGCCGGCGTCCTTCGCCGCGCGCATCACGGCCTCGAGGTGCGGCACGTCGTCGGTGATCCCCGGCAGCACCGGCGCGATCAGCACCCCGGCGTGGAGCCCGGCCCGCACCAGCTTCTCCAGCGCGCCCAGCCGCACCGCCGGCACCGGCGAGCGGACCTCGAGCTTCCGGACCAGCAGCGCGTCCACGCTGATGAGCGAGATGAGCACGGTGACGCGGCTCCGCTCGGCCAGCCTCTGGAGCACGTCCAGGTCGCGCGCGATGAGCGGTGACTTGGTGATGATGCCGATGTGGAGCCCGTGGACCTGCGCCAGCCGCTCCAGCACCCGCCGCGTGATCCGGTACGTCCGCTCGGCGGGCTGGTACGGGTCGGTCGCGGTGCCGATCACGATGGTGTGGCCGCCCAGGCGCGACGGTCGCGCGGCGAGCGCCGCGATCTCCGGCGCCGCCACCTTCACGAAGATCTGCCGCTCGAACGTCTCGTCGTCCCAGGCCGCGGGACCCAGCGTGCCCTTCGCGCTCCCCCGCTCGACCACGTACCGGTGGGCGTAACGGGCGTAGCAGTACGAGCAGCCGAACTCGCAGCCGACGTACGGGTTCAGGGACCAGAAATCCATCCCCGTCTGCCGCGGCGAGTTCAGGACCGATTTGATGGGCAGCTCGATGAACTGCGCCCCGCGCTGCCGCTCATCGAGCACGACCCACGGAGAAGCGGGCACCGGCGCACCGCCGCGCAGCCGCACCGAGTCCGCAGTACTGTGCGCCGGTGCGCCGGTGCGTCCCTGCGCGTCTGTGCGTCTGCGCGTCTGCGCGTCTGTCTTCACCCGCACCTCCCCCACCCGCACGCCGGGCAGTACGCGCACCCGGAGGCAGCCACCATCCCAGAGCCGCAGTCAGGGCACGGGGACGCCTGCGACACCCCGCTTTGTGGTTTTGCAACCTCAATTGCGACAAGCTGTTCCATGCACGGCCTCGAATCAGCTTCGGTGTTTCTTCGGGTGCTGGAGGCCAATATACGCTCCCGGTGGGACGGCGCAAGGGTGCATAGCCGAGGCTTCCTGGGGTGGCTATTTTGGGCGGGCCAACCGACCGAAGTTCATTTCCAGGAGGAACGCCGTGCCGTTCAGCCTGTTGCCACGCGAAGAAGAGTTCTTCGACCTCTTCGTCGAGGTCGCTCTTCGTAGCCACGAGGCCGCCGGTCACCTGGTCGGCCTCTTCGGCGACCCGGAGAAGGCTCCCTACCACGCCGACCAGATCAAGCGGCTCGAGCACGAGTGCGACCAGATCACCCACGAGGTCGTGAACCGGCTCGACCGCACTTTCATCACCCCCATCGACCGAGAAGACATCTACAAGCTGGCCGGCGACCTCGACGACGTCATCGACGTCATCGACGGAGTCTCCCGCCGCGCGGAGATCTTCCGGGTGGGGCCGGCGCCCGAGGGGGTGAAGCAGCTCACCGCCGTCATCGAGCGTGCCGTGGGCGCGCTGGCGCGCGGCGTGAAGCAGCTCAAGAAGCGCGACGGGGTGATGGAGTCCTGCATCGAGGCGAAGCAGCTCGAGGAGGAGGCCGACTCCATCTACCACGCCTCGCTCGGCCGGTTGTTCGACGAGGAGAAGAATGCCATCGAGC of Gemmatimonadales bacterium contains these proteins:
- a CDS encoding response regulator — translated: MTDVPDRVPARPRVLVVEDHALLRAALSRFLRLKGCGVEAAADGAEGLERLAGDHFDVVVSDVQMPRLDGPAFYERAVALHPYLRRRFVFCSAMPPPLSLMTNPAVRFYFKPLELSDLWATLNEMLGDQQP
- a CDS encoding radical SAM protein gives rise to the protein MKTDAQTRRRTDAQGRTGAPAHSTADSVRLRGGAPVPASPWVVLDERQRGAQFIELPIKSVLNSPRQTGMDFWSLNPYVGCEFGCSYCYARYAHRYVVERGSAKGTLGPAAWDDETFERQIFVKVAAPEIAALAARPSRLGGHTIVIGTATDPYQPAERTYRITRRVLERLAQVHGLHIGIITKSPLIARDLDVLQRLAERSRVTVLISLISVDALLVRKLEVRSPVPAVRLGALEKLVRAGLHAGVLIAPVLPGITDDVPHLEAVMRAAKDAGAAFARADPLRLYPPIKRRFLGVVEQEFPALLAKYERAFDARGFVTREYATALKRRVARLQRKVGFVHDEYADALAHRPAEDVVQWEMPL
- a CDS encoding DUF47 family protein, whose amino-acid sequence is MPFSLLPREEEFFDLFVEVALRSHEAAGHLVGLFGDPEKAPYHADQIKRLEHECDQITHEVVNRLDRTFITPIDREDIYKLAGDLDDVIDVIDGVSRRAEIFRVGPAPEGVKQLTAVIERAVGALARGVKQLKKRDGVMESCIEAKQLEEEADSIYHASLGRLFDEEKNAIELIKWKEIYDNLERCVDQAEDVANVLESITIKHG